A region from the Hydra vulgaris chromosome 10, alternate assembly HydraT2T_AEP genome encodes:
- the LOC105843397 gene encoding C-C chemokine receptor type 5, translated as MFNNTSVSIKILAPLAFDVKFILGIDVFVIVIAFLFNIVGILLLLSLKLKNLTPQNIYIMHMSFVSIINIGNNARAVYWKYHRTRLTINFIAIYYLAHMAYIITLCFLSLDRLMFVAFPFKYRIKKSKFLVLSSLFILWLVSIIFGLLIKFGGIANDWFYHYASYIYNGFVIILAVCVYVFIGFQTRLSFLIHRNRLANKKKKKLFTMSFLIIFTFFLFVFLPHLIAENVKFKSRKTKNLLVLGLIGVNILNNLSDPVIYIYFQPKVSKKLALFFRKFKSTFSCLKFNFLSPIFSIFDKNRRRKETITSCSSLEIRIETYRSSTS; from the coding sequence ATGTTTAACAACACATCAGTTTCAATCAAAATACTTGCGCCACTAGCCTTTGATGTTAAATTCATCCTTGGTattgatgtttttgttattgttattgcttttttattcaatatcGTTGGTATATTGTTGCTTCTTAGTCTGAAGCTGAAGAATCTTACCCCGCAAAACATTTACATTATGCATATGAGTTTTGTATCGATTATAAATATAGGCAATAATGCTAGAGCCGTGTATTGGAAATACCATCGTACAAGATTGACTATAAACTTTATTGCCATATATTATCTAGCGCACATGGCTTACATTATTACCCTCTGTTTTTTATCATTAGACAGATTAATGTTTGTTGCCTTTCCTTtcaaatatagaataaaaaagtCAAAGTTTCTTGTGTTATCAAGCCTGTTTATTTTATGGTTAGTATCAATCATATTTGGATTGCTAATTAAATTTGGTGGGATTGCTAACGATTGGTTTTACCATTATGCTTCCTACATTTACAATGGATTTGTTATTATTCTTGCAGTCTGTGTATACGTTTTTATTGGATTTCAAACGCgcttatcttttttaattcaccgAAACCGATTggcaaataagaaaaaaaagaaactatttacTATGTCATTCCTAATTATTTTCACgtttttcttgtttgtttttcttcCACATTTGATTGCCGAAAACGTGAAATTTAAATCAcggaaaacaaaaaatcttctGGTGCTAGGATTAATTGGAGTTAACATTCTCAATAACTTATCGGACCctgtaatttatatttactttcaaCCAAAAGTAAGCAAAAAACTCGCactcttttttagaaaattcaaaagtactttttcttgtttgaaatttaactttttgtcaccaatatttagtatttttgacaaaaaccGAAGAAGGAAAGAAACTATCACCAGCTGCAGTTCTTTGGAAATTAGAATAGAAACATACCGATCTTCAACATCATAA